A window of Candidatus Gastranaerophilales bacterium contains these coding sequences:
- the gatA gene encoding Asp-tRNA(Asn)/Glu-tRNA(Gln) amidotransferase subunit GatA, which yields MDIKELITKTATEQRNALLNKEVSATELTQAVIDRAQSIDEKIGAYNSLTTDFALETAKKVDEKIANNEQIPALAGIALALKDNINLKGYKTTASSKILENFVSPYDATVTKKLKENLIPIIGKTNLDEFAMGSSNENSATKLVHNPWDLNKVPGGSSGGSAAAVASGQATLALGSDTGGSIRLPASFCGLVGLKPTYGRVSRYGLIAFASSLDQIGPFAHSVEDAALLLNAISGYDEKDSTSLNLEVPDFTKTLKNGIKGLKIGVIKELISEGLSDSVSKAIQDSIEKYKSMGAEIVEISLPLIKHSIGVYYIIATAEASSNLARFDGVKYGHRTANPETLIEMYNKTRAEGFGAEVKRRIMLGTYALSSGYYDAYYKKAQQLRRLIKNDFDKAFEKADVLLSPTCPYTAFEIGSKVSDPLSMYLTDIATITANLAGIPAMNVPYGLDEANMPIGIQLLAQTLDEAKLLQTAYSLEQAVNFNQNKPELVKA from the coding sequence TTGGATATCAAAGAACTAATTACAAAAACAGCTACTGAACAACGCAATGCCCTTCTAAACAAAGAAGTTTCAGCAACTGAACTTACTCAAGCTGTGATTGACAGAGCTCAATCAATCGATGAAAAAATAGGTGCATACAACTCTCTTACAACAGATTTTGCACTTGAAACAGCAAAAAAAGTTGATGAAAAAATAGCTAATAACGAACAAATTCCAGCTCTTGCAGGTATTGCTCTTGCTCTTAAAGATAATATCAACCTCAAAGGCTACAAAACAACCGCTTCAAGCAAAATATTAGAAAACTTTGTATCACCTTACGATGCAACTGTTACAAAAAAATTAAAAGAAAATTTAATTCCGATTATCGGAAAAACAAATCTCGATGAATTCGCAATGGGTTCAAGTAACGAAAACTCTGCAACAAAACTTGTTCACAACCCTTGGGACTTAAACAAAGTCCCCGGCGGAAGCTCTGGTGGCTCAGCAGCAGCTGTTGCTTCAGGGCAAGCGACCCTTGCTCTCGGCTCTGACACTGGAGGAAGTATCAGACTTCCTGCAAGTTTTTGCGGTTTAGTTGGATTAAAACCCACATACGGACGTGTTTCAAGATACGGCTTAATCGCATTTGCTTCTTCTTTAGACCAAATTGGTCCATTCGCTCACAGCGTAGAAGATGCTGCTTTGCTTTTAAATGCCATTTCAGGTTATGATGAAAAAGATTCTACGTCTTTAAATCTTGAAGTTCCGGACTTTACTAAAACATTAAAAAACGGAATAAAAGGACTTAAAATAGGAGTCATAAAAGAATTGATAAGCGAAGGACTTTCTGACTCTGTATCAAAAGCGATTCAAGATTCTATTGAAAAATATAAATCTATGGGTGCTGAAATCGTTGAAATTTCACTTCCTTTAATCAAACACTCTATTGGGGTCTATTACATCATCGCAACAGCTGAAGCAAGCTCAAACCTTGCAAGATTTGATGGCGTAAAATACGGTCACCGCACAGCGAACCCGGAAACCCTCATTGAAATGTATAACAAAACAAGAGCGGAAGGCTTCGGTGCGGAAGTAAAAAGAAGAATAATGCTTGGCACTTATGCGTTGAGTTCTGGCTATTACGACGCTTACTATAAAAAAGCTCAACAATTACGTCGTTTGATTAAAAATGACTTCGACAAGGCTTTTGAAAAAGCAGATGTGCTTCTTTCACCGACTTGCCCATATACAGCTTTTGAAATAGGCTCTAAAGTTTCAGATCCTTTAAGCATGTATTTAACAGATATTGCGACTATTACAGCAAACCTAGCAGGAATCCCTGCAATGAATGTTCCATATGGACTTGATGAAGCAAATATGCCAATCGGTATTCAATTGTTGGCTCAAACTTTAGACGAAGCGAAATTGTTACAAACAGCTTATTCTCTTGAACAAGCAGTTAATTTTAATCAAAATAAACCTGAGTTAGTTAAAGCTTAA
- the folK gene encoding 2-amino-4-hydroxy-6-hydroxymethyldihydropteridine diphosphokinase produces MPIAYLCLGSNIEDRVGYIQQATSLLIESKLLNLIRSSTMYETEPWGNKEQNWFLNAVIEVKTKLPPRELLTLCLDVEAKLGRKRDPNNQWCPRTVDIDILLYGNEVIEEQDLIIPHKHLHERAFALVPLLELIPDYIHPKLHKSLIDLHEALEYPEDIYLYGTRFEFNE; encoded by the coding sequence ATGCCAATAGCATATTTATGTTTAGGGTCAAATATTGAAGACAGAGTCGGATACATTCAACAAGCTACGAGCTTGCTTATTGAATCAAAACTCTTGAATTTAATACGTAGCTCTACAATGTACGAAACCGAGCCTTGGGGAAACAAGGAACAAAATTGGTTTTTAAATGCAGTTATAGAAGTCAAAACGAAACTTCCGCCACGAGAGCTTTTAACATTATGTCTTGACGTAGAAGCAAAGCTGGGACGAAAACGTGACCCTAATAACCAATGGTGCCCTCGAACTGTTGATATTGATATTTTGTTATACGGAAATGAAGTTATTGAAGAACAGGATTTAATAATCCCTCATAAACACTTACATGAGCGAGCTTTTGCACTTGTGCCTTTGCTTGAGCTTATTCCTGACTATATACACCCTAAATTACATAAATCACTGATAGATTTACATGAGGCTTTAGAATATCCTGAAGATATCTATCTTTACGGAACCAGATTTGAATTTAATGAATAA
- a CDS encoding HAD-IB family phosphatase, with product MSKQINNKYVLVSDFDGTITKKDFFSYAFETILTKKDMKPWDDYKEGKISHVESLHRVFSKIHIKEQELLKLIDTMEFQDGFVETLNLCSKKQMGFHIVSAGADYYINRVLSRLDKQFDIPLLANNSSYSMETGLKLYPPQKDDSYFDSEVGVSKEKYVMHLKEQG from the coding sequence ATGTCGAAGCAAATCAACAATAAGTATGTTTTAGTTTCTGATTTTGACGGAACTATAACTAAGAAAGATTTTTTTTCTTATGCCTTTGAAACAATCCTGACAAAAAAAGATATGAAACCTTGGGACGATTACAAGGAAGGTAAAATCTCTCATGTTGAGTCTTTGCACAGAGTCTTTTCCAAGATACATATTAAAGAGCAAGAGCTTCTTAAACTTATTGATACAATGGAGTTTCAAGATGGTTTTGTCGAAACTTTAAATTTGTGCTCAAAAAAGCAAATGGGTTTTCATATAGTGAGTGCTGGTGCCGATTATTACATAAATAGGGTTTTATCGCGACTAGATAAGCAGTTTGATATTCCTTTGTTAGCGAATAATTCTTCTTATTCTATGGAAACAGGATTGAAACTTTATCCTCCTCAAAAAGATGATTCATATTTTGATTCTGAGGTCGGTGTTTCCAAAGAAAAATATGTTATGCATCTTAAAGAGCAAGGATAA
- a CDS encoding aminoacetone oxidase family FAD-binding enzyme: MNKKVAIIGGGPAGALAAIFLAQQSRAFDITVFDVKKPLSTLLPTGGGRCNLTYFEPDNRELVKFYPRGEKFLLSVFSQFNALNTIEFFESIGIDTFVQEDSRVFPTCESSKEVSKILNYLLNKYEIHVKNELVTSIKQDNTFIIETESKKYNSDIAIIATGGKGNGFKIAKDMGHTIIEPKAALAPLELAENEFYSLSGLTLNKITLNATFEGKKIAKVYDDMLFTHNSISGPAIFKISSICAYTNFSKEKPLKLHLNSTGLTEEEIKIYITELIEKFPNRSLKNAISQLLPHKLGNLIINKIGIDQEKRITHLTKEEKNKLAHNISNIEMNVISKSKGKEIVTAGGIALNEINSKTMESKIIKDLYFCGEVVNIDGFTGGFNLQSCWSTAFVAANAIIKN, from the coding sequence ATGAATAAAAAAGTTGCAATAATTGGTGGAGGACCCGCTGGAGCCCTAGCTGCAATATTTTTAGCTCAACAATCTAGAGCTTTTGATATAACAGTTTTTGATGTCAAAAAACCGCTTTCAACACTACTTCCAACTGGAGGTGGACGGTGTAACCTAACTTACTTTGAGCCTGATAACAGAGAATTAGTCAAATTTTATCCTCGAGGTGAAAAGTTTCTTCTTTCTGTTTTTTCTCAATTCAATGCATTGAACACAATAGAATTTTTTGAATCAATCGGCATTGACACCTTTGTGCAAGAAGATTCAAGAGTTTTCCCGACCTGCGAAAGTTCAAAAGAAGTTTCAAAAATATTAAATTATCTTTTAAACAAATATGAAATACACGTCAAAAATGAACTAGTCACATCTATAAAGCAAGACAACACATTTATAATTGAAACCGAAAGCAAAAAATACAACTCTGACATTGCAATCATTGCAACAGGAGGCAAAGGAAACGGTTTTAAAATAGCAAAAGATATGGGGCATACAATAATAGAACCGAAGGCAGCTTTAGCTCCTCTAGAATTAGCAGAAAACGAATTTTATTCTCTGTCAGGCTTAACATTAAATAAAATAACCTTAAATGCGACATTTGAAGGGAAAAAAATTGCAAAAGTATATGATGACATGCTATTTACCCACAATTCTATTTCGGGACCTGCGATTTTTAAAATATCTTCAATTTGTGCTTACACAAATTTTTCAAAGGAAAAACCTTTAAAATTGCACCTGAATTCTACAGGACTAACAGAAGAAGAAATAAAAATTTATATAACAGAATTAATAGAAAAATTCCCAAACCGAAGCTTAAAAAATGCAATTTCGCAACTGTTACCCCACAAACTGGGAAATTTAATTATAAACAAAATCGGAATTGACCAAGAAAAACGAATTACGCACCTTACAAAAGAAGAAAAAAACAAACTTGCCCACAATATCTCAAATATTGAAATGAATGTAATTTCGAAATCAAAAGGCAAAGAAATCGTAACAGCAGGTGGCATCGCACTTAATGAAATCAACAGCAAAACAATGGAATCAAAAATCATAAAAGACTTATATTTTTGTGGTGAAGTTGTTAATATCGACGGATTTACAGGCGGCTTCAACCTCCAAAGTTGCTGGTCAACTGCTTTTGTCGCCGCAAATGCAATAATTAAAAACTAA
- a CDS encoding riboflavin synthase translates to MFTGLIEETGSLKQIKSSAQGAELTISVSSSFLEDVKIGDSISVNGVCQTVVEFGHDFFKTELTNETLSVTVFSDIKVGISLNLEKALLLTERLGGHFVAGHIDCKAKFLGAKVDGFSEILTFNIDESCKKYLIHKGSIAINGVSLTISEVKDSEFSVATIPLTLKHTNLKTLSKGDYVNIEVDMLSKYVEKFLLLKNNSATIIDENLLKENGFL, encoded by the coding sequence ATGTTTACAGGTTTGATAGAAGAAACAGGTTCGTTGAAACAAATCAAAAGTTCCGCCCAAGGAGCGGAGTTGACGATTTCTGTTTCTTCAAGTTTTCTTGAGGATGTAAAAATTGGCGACAGCATTTCTGTCAATGGGGTTTGTCAAACTGTTGTTGAATTTGGGCATGACTTTTTTAAGACCGAATTAACAAATGAAACGTTATCAGTTACTGTTTTTTCTGATATTAAAGTTGGCATTTCTTTAAATCTTGAAAAAGCTCTTTTGCTTACAGAAAGGCTCGGTGGTCATTTTGTTGCAGGACATATTGATTGTAAGGCGAAATTTCTCGGGGCAAAAGTTGATGGATTTTCTGAAATCTTAACTTTTAATATTGATGAATCTTGCAAAAAATACCTGATTCATAAAGGCAGTATCGCTATAAATGGTGTTAGTCTTACTATATCAGAGGTTAAAGATTCTGAATTCTCAGTAGCTACAATTCCCTTAACTTTGAAACATACAAATTTGAAAACTCTTTCAAAAGGCGATTACGTCAATATTGAAGTTGATATGCTATCTAAATATGTTGAAAAATTTTTGTTATTGAAGAATAATAGTGCTACAATAATTGATGAAAACTTGTTGAAAGAGAATGGCTTTTTATAA
- the lpdA gene encoding dihydrolipoyl dehydrogenase has product MFDIGVIGSGPAGYSAAIRAAQKGLKVVVFEKDKVGGTCLNKGCIPTKTMIKNADTITEIRNALNFGIEVDIKNIDEGKMNDKKNILVEKIRKSLTQLISSYGIEIVEGEAIIKSNNEISAAGNIYECKNIIIATGSKPNIFKFEGTYKKDFILTSDDILKMNKYPDNIMIVGSGAIGIEWTRIFSQLGKKVTLIELAENLIPQADIDVSVRIERIFKKNKIEYCKSTSIKNIDEKTVTLTNDKIYTPDAILLATGRSANLPQSDIEIKYSKFIDINGNYQTNHENIYAIGDINGLSMLAHSAIYQAICLVDYITENKQNSFDKKLVPAIIYGYPEVAWIGEKEQDLQEGTYKKVSVPIAALGKANTDGKTEGFIKILATEEKILGAHIISEEASAMIQEFAIAMANNMPPKAISKAIHGHPTYAEGIFEAIMSLSGEAIHLRKN; this is encoded by the coding sequence ATGTTTGATATTGGTGTTATAGGCTCAGGACCCGCCGGATATTCTGCTGCAATAAGAGCCGCTCAAAAAGGACTGAAAGTAGTAGTTTTCGAAAAAGATAAAGTTGGAGGAACTTGTTTAAACAAAGGCTGTATCCCCACCAAAACAATGATTAAAAACGCCGATACCATAACCGAAATACGCAACGCATTGAATTTTGGAATTGAAGTCGACATAAAAAATATCGACGAAGGAAAAATGAATGACAAAAAAAATATTTTGGTCGAAAAGATAAGAAAATCTCTAACTCAACTTATCAGCTCATACGGAATTGAAATAGTCGAAGGCGAAGCAATCATAAAAAGCAACAATGAAATTAGTGCTGCAGGGAATATTTATGAATGCAAAAATATAATTATCGCAACAGGCTCTAAGCCTAATATATTTAAATTTGAAGGTACCTATAAAAAAGACTTCATCTTAACTTCTGATGATATTTTAAAAATGAATAAATACCCAGATAACATTATGATTGTTGGTTCTGGGGCTATCGGCATAGAATGGACAAGGATTTTTTCACAACTCGGTAAAAAAGTAACATTAATCGAACTTGCCGAAAATCTTATTCCGCAAGCAGATATTGACGTTTCGGTCAGAATTGAACGTATTTTCAAAAAAAATAAAATTGAATATTGTAAATCAACCTCAATTAAAAATATTGACGAAAAAACTGTGACTCTCACAAACGATAAAATATATACCCCTGACGCAATTCTTTTAGCTACGGGCAGGTCAGCTAATTTGCCACAATCTGATATAGAAATAAAATATTCAAAATTTATCGATATTAACGGAAATTACCAAACCAACCACGAAAACATATATGCAATCGGCGATATAAACGGGCTTTCAATGCTAGCCCACAGTGCAATTTATCAGGCTATTTGTTTAGTTGATTACATTACAGAAAACAAACAAAATTCTTTCGACAAAAAACTTGTACCCGCAATAATATATGGTTACCCTGAAGTTGCTTGGATTGGAGAAAAAGAGCAAGATTTACAAGAAGGAACCTACAAAAAAGTTTCAGTTCCTATAGCCGCTCTTGGGAAAGCCAATACGGACGGCAAAACAGAAGGTTTTATAAAAATTCTAGCGACAGAAGAAAAAATCTTAGGTGCACACATCATTAGCGAAGAAGCCTCCGCAATGATTCAAGAGTTTGCTATTGCAATGGCTAATAATATGCCTCCAAAGGCGATTTCAAAAGCCATACATGGGCACCCGACCTACGCAGAAGGTATTTTTGAAGCAATAATGTCACTTTCAGGCGAAGCTATTCACCTCCGTAAGAATTAA
- a CDS encoding patatin-like phospholipase family protein, with the protein MNKSLNYNLILGGGAVRGIAYAGAFKAMEELNIKFDTIAGSSVGSVFATLYLLGYTPSELKEICYTINLNLFRDINLNLNGDISLSKGEVFVNWLRELFEKKFYGDKYEKGQNPPITFRDLDKKLYILTSDLQNNRTIVFSNSNSPDFEVAEAVKISCSFPGLMKPTQLNEHFLIDGDLVKSWPLWKTDAELENTDDRILEFRLEGCHECVNIKKPLDYFNAVFSTFTNFCTENVLMTYNHKDKYDYVVIDAKDLLLLDFNLPKEKRDWLIETGYKTTIDYFKKSLPEKKKTLIPYYTNLLSLLNSLEFAISSENIPEAKDFVYELITDLLVSGEFIDEKISEKVKYLKKIFFSNYYKTTFLHSKKLKNIPLCLKIVKELMVEIKEKLLELKEYVEANQQ; encoded by the coding sequence ATGAACAAATCGCTAAATTATAATTTGATATTAGGCGGAGGTGCCGTTAGAGGAATAGCTTATGCTGGTGCATTCAAGGCTATGGAAGAACTTAATATTAAATTTGATACCATTGCCGGGTCTTCTGTCGGCTCAGTTTTTGCTACATTATATTTGCTTGGATATACTCCTTCTGAATTGAAAGAAATTTGCTATACTATCAATTTGAATTTATTTCGAGATATAAATCTTAATTTGAATGGAGATATTTCATTAAGTAAAGGTGAAGTATTTGTTAATTGGTTGCGTGAATTATTCGAAAAAAAATTCTATGGCGATAAATACGAAAAAGGACAAAATCCTCCGATCACCTTTCGTGATTTAGATAAAAAATTATATATTTTAACGAGTGACTTGCAAAATAATAGGACAATTGTTTTTTCAAATTCAAATTCTCCTGATTTTGAAGTCGCAGAAGCTGTAAAAATCTCCTGTTCTTTCCCCGGCTTGATGAAACCTACACAACTTAACGAACATTTTTTAATCGACGGTGATTTAGTAAAAAGCTGGCCTTTGTGGAAAACTGACGCAGAACTTGAAAATACAGATGACAGAATTTTAGAATTTAGATTAGAAGGTTGCCATGAGTGCGTAAACATAAAAAAACCGCTTGATTATTTCAATGCTGTGTTTAGTACTTTTACGAATTTTTGTACAGAAAATGTGCTGATGACATATAATCACAAAGATAAATATGACTATGTTGTTATTGATGCGAAAGATTTATTGCTTCTTGACTTTAATTTGCCTAAAGAAAAACGTGATTGGCTCATTGAAACCGGCTATAAAACAACGATAGATTATTTTAAGAAGTCCTTGCCTGAGAAAAAGAAAACACTAATTCCTTATTATACAAATTTGCTCTCTTTGCTAAATTCATTGGAGTTTGCTATTTCTTCTGAAAATATTCCGGAAGCCAAAGATTTTGTTTATGAACTAATTACTGATTTGCTTGTTTCCGGTGAGTTTATTGATGAAAAGATATCAGAAAAAGTAAAATACTTAAAGAAAATTTTCTTTTCAAATTATTATAAAACAACCTTTTTACATTCAAAAAAATTGAAAAATATTCCTCTTTGTTTGAAAATAGTTAAAGAGTTGATGGTAGAAATAAAAGAAAAGCTGTTGGAATTAAAAGAATATGTCGAAGCAAATCAACAATAA
- the eno gene encoding phosphopyruvate hydratase: MPSYIEDVKARQILDSRGNPTVEVEVKLSCGATGRADVPSGASTGKFEAIELRDGDKSRFDGKSVLQAVENVNTKIAPEIIGLNAANQYEIDTLMINLDGTENKSRLGANAILGVSLAIAKACSVAYEMPLYKYLGGLTANTLPVPMMNVINGGAHADNNIDFQEFMIAPVGAINFQESIRMGAEVFHSLKKVLNKRGMATSVGDEGGFAPDLDSNEEGIQIILEAISNAGYTTDEIKICLDVASSELYKDGRYVLDGEGGKSFSREEMVDFLASWVKKYPIISIEDGMAEEDWEGWKLLTDKIGDKCQLVGDDLFVTNTERIKKGIEMCVGNSVLIKVNQIGTLSETLAAIEMAHSAGYSAVVSHRSGETEDTFIADLAVATNCGQIKTGSASRSDRIAKYNQLIRIEQELGSAAKYLGLAAFQGQKSGSKCKCGCNNCNCE, from the coding sequence ATGCCAAGTTACATTGAAGATGTCAAAGCTAGACAAATTCTGGATTCAAGAGGTAATCCGACTGTAGAAGTAGAAGTAAAATTATCTTGTGGTGCAACAGGACGTGCAGACGTTCCATCAGGAGCTTCAACCGGAAAATTTGAAGCAATTGAGCTTAGGGACGGTGATAAAAGTAGATTTGACGGGAAAAGTGTATTGCAAGCTGTAGAAAATGTAAATACAAAAATTGCACCTGAAATAATCGGGCTAAACGCCGCAAACCAATACGAAATTGATACATTAATGATTAATCTTGACGGAACCGAAAACAAAAGCAGATTAGGTGCAAATGCAATACTTGGAGTTTCGCTCGCAATTGCGAAAGCTTGTTCTGTAGCTTACGAAATGCCTCTATATAAATATCTCGGCGGTCTAACAGCAAACACGTTACCTGTTCCAATGATGAATGTAATAAACGGTGGAGCTCACGCTGACAACAATATTGATTTTCAAGAATTTATGATTGCACCTGTTGGAGCTATCAACTTTCAAGAATCCATAAGAATGGGAGCAGAAGTTTTTCATTCATTGAAAAAAGTTTTGAACAAAAGAGGAATGGCGACTTCAGTCGGCGATGAAGGAGGATTTGCTCCCGATTTAGATTCGAACGAAGAAGGAATTCAAATAATCCTTGAAGCTATTTCTAATGCAGGTTATACAACTGATGAAATAAAAATTTGTTTAGATGTTGCCTCCTCTGAATTATACAAAGACGGAAGATATGTACTTGATGGAGAAGGTGGAAAATCATTCTCAAGAGAAGAAATGGTCGACTTTTTAGCCTCTTGGGTAAAAAAATATCCAATAATCTCAATTGAAGATGGCATGGCGGAAGAAGATTGGGAGGGATGGAAATTATTAACCGATAAAATCGGAGATAAGTGTCAACTCGTTGGAGATGACCTTTTCGTGACAAATACAGAAAGAATTAAAAAAGGTATTGAAATGTGTGTCGGAAACTCCGTTTTAATAAAAGTAAACCAAATCGGCACTTTATCTGAGACCTTAGCAGCAATTGAAATGGCTCATTCTGCAGGCTATAGTGCAGTTGTTTCACACCGTTCAGGTGAAACAGAAGATACCTTTATTGCGGATTTAGCCGTTGCTACAAACTGTGGCCAAATCAAAACAGGCTCAGCCTCACGTTCAGACAGAATTGCAAAATATAACCAACTAATCAGAATTGAGCAAGAATTGGGAAGTGCAGCAAAATACTTAGGACTTGCAGCTTTCCAAGGTCAAAAATCAGGAAGTAAATGCAAATGCGGTTGCAATAACTGTAATTGCGAATAG
- a CDS encoding Bax inhibitor-1/YccA family protein, protein MMENKNPVFSQGVVGDVQSIEGAPMTVSGTMNKLILCMFIMIASGAAVWQQFTLGYMDKVNMLMMAGLVIGLISGFAIIFKRDWAPVLTPVYAFAEGALLGGLSSILEAQFKGIVVQAVALTFMAVLAMAILFKANIIRATEKFRSAIITATFAIAILYFISIIAGFFHIQIPAIYSSSPIGIAFSVIVCAIAAFNLILDFDFVEQGVRQMLPKNYEWYGAFGLMVTIVWLYVEILRLLSKLRDR, encoded by the coding sequence ATGATGGAAAACAAAAACCCTGTATTTTCGCAAGGTGTTGTCGGTGATGTCCAATCTATAGAAGGAGCACCGATGACTGTTTCAGGCACAATGAATAAACTTATTTTGTGTATGTTTATTATGATTGCTTCAGGTGCTGCTGTTTGGCAACAATTTACATTAGGATATATGGACAAAGTCAATATGCTAATGATGGCGGGACTTGTAATTGGGTTGATTTCAGGATTTGCAATTATTTTTAAACGTGATTGGGCTCCTGTTTTAACTCCGGTTTATGCTTTCGCAGAAGGTGCATTATTGGGTGGTTTGTCGTCAATTCTTGAGGCTCAATTTAAGGGAATTGTCGTGCAGGCAGTTGCTTTGACCTTTATGGCTGTTTTAGCTATGGCTATTTTGTTTAAGGCTAATATTATAAGAGCTACAGAAAAATTCAGAAGTGCAATTATCACTGCTACCTTTGCAATTGCGATTTTGTATTTTATAAGCATTATTGCCGGCTTTTTTCATATACAAATCCCTGCTATTTATAGTTCCAGTCCAATCGGGATTGCTTTTAGTGTAATAGTTTGTGCAATAGCTGCTTTCAATTTGATTTTGGATTTTGACTTTGTAGAGCAAGGTGTTCGCCAAATGTTACCGAAAAATTACGAATGGTATGGTGCTTTCGGTTTGATGGTTACCATTGTTTGGTTATATGTCGAGATTTTAAGATTGCTTTCAAAATTAAGAGATAGATAA
- a CDS encoding tetratricopeptide repeat protein → MKISKKLFLNLFLIVLLVATATTAFAADYSFKAIELYNQGLYYYQAKSYNSAIYSYKKALEIQPDFTDAYYNLGITYEITGQSEKAIQAYSAVLKINPYDYDAALELSKICYKRGNYQTALKYANLIPQSSQKSAEASKMKNDCNYAIKIQKERMTRMKSNVANPNKRVVLDKFASPTGIAVDSKGNVYVACFADSSIMKISPSKKTSLFVKSKLINGPIGMAIDRFDNLYIANYNNNNIIKVIPNGRVYIFMEKIYKPYYLHIKDDVLYISEQSSNVVMRYPLK, encoded by the coding sequence ATGAAAATTTCAAAAAAATTATTTTTAAATTTATTTTTAATAGTTTTATTAGTCGCAACCGCTACCACTGCGTTTGCGGCTGATTATTCATTCAAGGCGATTGAATTATACAATCAAGGACTCTACTACTATCAAGCAAAATCCTATAACAGTGCTATTTATTCTTATAAAAAAGCTCTTGAAATTCAACCTGATTTTACAGATGCCTACTACAATCTAGGGATAACTTATGAAATAACTGGTCAATCAGAAAAAGCTATTCAAGCATATTCAGCGGTATTGAAAATAAACCCATACGACTATGATGCGGCACTTGAGTTGTCAAAAATATGCTATAAACGCGGGAATTACCAAACAGCTTTAAAATACGCAAATTTAATCCCACAAAGTTCTCAAAAATCAGCAGAAGCTTCAAAAATGAAAAACGATTGTAATTATGCAATAAAAATCCAAAAAGAACGAATGACCAGAATGAAATCGAATGTCGCTAATCCAAACAAGCGAGTGGTATTAGACAAATTCGCTTCCCCTACAGGAATTGCCGTCGATTCAAAAGGAAATGTTTATGTTGCCTGCTTCGCAGATAGTTCAATAATGAAAATCTCGCCCTCTAAAAAAACATCTCTGTTCGTTAAAAGCAAACTAATAAATGGTCCCATCGGTATGGCTATCGACCGTTTTGACAACTTATACATTGCGAACTATAACAACAATAACATAATTAAAGTCATTCCCAACGGGCGTGTATATATTTTCATGGAAAAAATCTACAAGCCATATTATTTACACATCAAAGACGACGTTTTATATATATCAGAGCAAAGCAGCAATGTAGTTATGAGATACCCTCTCAAGTAG